One window of Leptolyngbyaceae cyanobacterium genomic DNA carries:
- a CDS encoding Sir2 family NAD-dependent protein deacetylase: protein MSELIPIDFSNYANIVVLTGAGISVASGLPTFRGSGSIGEESSTKKYTSVEAIEEDPAGLWHYFSNFRIVARQATPNAAHIALANLENRLQAEQSFTLITQNVDGLHQRAGSRNVIELHGNVHRTKCTNPKCTLEPYSEENLHTDSIPSCPSCGHMLRPDIVLFGEYLSALADWQSKRSLRECNLFIAVGTSGVVYPAANFVRSAAYVGARTIMVNLEPIDPPNPSFQEQYLGRAEEILPQLLAISK from the coding sequence ATGAGTGAGCTTATTCCGATCGATTTCTCCAACTATGCAAATATCGTCGTGCTAACCGGAGCAGGAATTTCGGTAGCTTCAGGACTCCCTACCTTTCGCGGATCTGGCAGCATAGGTGAAGAATCTTCTACAAAAAAATATACATCCGTTGAGGCGATCGAAGAAGACCCGGCTGGTTTGTGGCATTACTTTAGCAACTTCCGTATAGTTGCCAGACAAGCTACCCCTAATGCAGCGCATATCGCACTTGCCAATTTGGAAAATCGTCTTCAGGCTGAGCAGTCTTTCACTTTAATTACTCAGAATGTAGACGGACTGCATCAGCGTGCGGGGAGTCGAAATGTAATCGAATTGCACGGAAACGTACACAGAACAAAGTGTACGAATCCAAAGTGTACTTTAGAACCTTATTCAGAAGAGAACCTGCATACAGACTCGATTCCTTCTTGTCCTTCGTGCGGTCATATGTTGCGCCCAGATATCGTACTGTTTGGCGAGTACCTTTCAGCACTTGCAGATTGGCAGTCAAAACGATCGCTTCGCGAATGCAATTTATTTATTGCTGTCGGTACATCGGGTGTAGTATATCCTGCGGCTAACTTTGTCAGGTCAGCAGCTTACGTCGGTGCCAGAACGATTATGGTAAATTTGGAGCCGATCGATCCGCCCAATCCATCCTTCCAAGAACAATACCTGGGACGTGCGGAAGAAATTTTACCGCAACTGTTAGCAATTAGTAAGTAG
- a CDS encoding aldehyde dehydrogenase family protein — MTTTLQPVSEIQLNNQVTNFLKQPKKLLINGKWVDAANGKTFPVVNPATGEVIAQIAEGTAEDIDRAVKAARQAFENGPWSRITVSDRSKLIWKLADLLEANLEEFAELESLDNGKPINVARVADVPLAVDLLRYMAGWATKIEGSTIPISVPYDPGSKYLAYTQREPVGVVGQIIPWNFPLLMAAWKLGPALAAGCTVVLKPAEQTPLSALRLGELICEAGFPDGVVNIVPGYGETAGAALAAHPDVDKVAFTGSTEVGKLIVQAAAGNLKKVTLELGGKSPNIVFKDIDLETAIPGAANAIFFNHGQCCCAGSRLYVEESVFDKVIEGVAEQAKKIKLGPGLDPTTDMGPLVSDEQLDRVCGYLQSGFSEGAKAVTGGQKVGDKGYFVEPTVLVNTNQKMKVVQEEIFGPVVTAIPFKEIDELLPIANDSIYGLAAGIWTKDIGKAHSLASKLRAGTVWINCYNIFDAALPFGGYKQSGWGREMGREVLNLYTEVKSVCVKL; from the coding sequence ATGACAACTACATTGCAACCTGTTTCTGAAATTCAACTTAATAACCAAGTTACCAACTTTTTGAAGCAACCTAAAAAGTTACTTATTAACGGTAAATGGGTTGATGCTGCTAACGGTAAAACATTTCCCGTCGTCAACCCAGCCACGGGGGAAGTTATCGCACAAATTGCCGAAGGGACAGCCGAAGATATCGATCGCGCAGTCAAAGCCGCACGCCAAGCTTTCGAGAATGGCCCTTGGTCGAGAATCACGGTGTCCGATCGCTCAAAATTAATTTGGAAACTAGCCGACTTACTAGAAGCAAATTTAGAAGAATTTGCCGAACTGGAATCTCTCGATAACGGCAAACCAATTAACGTGGCGCGAGTTGCCGATGTACCCCTCGCCGTCGATCTGTTGCGCTACATGGCAGGTTGGGCAACTAAAATTGAAGGCAGCACCATACCCATTTCAGTACCTTACGATCCCGGCAGTAAATATTTAGCCTACACTCAACGAGAACCAGTCGGAGTTGTCGGACAAATTATTCCTTGGAATTTCCCCTTATTGATGGCAGCCTGGAAATTAGGCCCAGCACTTGCCGCCGGATGTACAGTCGTTTTAAAACCCGCCGAACAAACTCCCCTCTCCGCACTTCGCTTAGGCGAATTAATTTGCGAAGCCGGATTTCCCGACGGAGTAGTTAACATTGTTCCCGGTTACGGTGAAACTGCTGGCGCTGCATTAGCCGCACATCCCGACGTAGATAAAGTTGCCTTCACTGGTTCCACCGAAGTAGGTAAATTAATCGTGCAAGCTGCCGCCGGAAATCTCAAAAAAGTTACCTTAGAATTAGGTGGCAAATCTCCTAACATCGTTTTCAAAGATATTGATTTAGAAACAGCAATTCCCGGCGCGGCTAATGCGATTTTCTTCAATCACGGACAATGTTGTTGTGCGGGTTCTCGGCTTTACGTCGAAGAATCGGTTTTCGACAAAGTAATAGAAGGAGTTGCCGAACAAGCCAAAAAAATCAAACTTGGCCCCGGACTCGATCCGACCACTGACATGGGGCCGTTAGTTTCTGACGAACAACTCGATCGCGTTTGCGGTTATCTGCAATCCGGTTTTTCCGAAGGTGCAAAAGCCGTAACTGGCGGACAAAAAGTGGGAGATAAAGGCTACTTTGTCGAACCGACAGTTTTGGTCAATACCAATCAAAAAATGAAAGTGGTTCAAGAAGAAATTTTTGGCCCTGTCGTGACGGCAATCCCCTTTAAAGAAATCGACGAACTTTTACCGATCGCAAATGATAGTATCTACGGATTAGCTGCTGGGATTTGGACGAAAGATATAGGTAAAGCACACAGTTTAGCCAGCAAACTTCGGGCAGGTACAGTTTGGATTAACTGCTACAACATTTTCGATGCTGCCTTACCCTTTGGCGGTTACAAACAATCAGGATGGGGACGGGAAATGGGACGCGAAGTGCTAAATCTTTACACCGAAGTTAAGTCAGTTTGCGTCAAATTGTAG
- a CDS encoding chlorophyll a/b-binding protein yields the protein MESRPSTDLPPVAKEYNGVDRNAFLFGLTPQAELWNGRLAMIGFLAYLLWDLAGYSVLRDVLHLLPQYIVR from the coding sequence ATGGAATCTCGCCCTTCTACTGATTTACCACCTGTTGCTAAAGAATACAACGGCGTCGATCGCAATGCTTTTCTGTTTGGCTTGACTCCTCAAGCTGAACTGTGGAACGGACGCCTAGCAATGATCGGATTTTTAGCTTATTTACTGTGGGATTTAGCTGGCTACAGCGTGTTGCGTGATGTGCTGCACCTGCTTCCTCAGTACATCGTTCGTTAA
- a CDS encoding fatty acid desaturase: MQSKTAIEPGLITFERLETMSLIRSEAMSWGIIIAGLIIVLWLISEVLFLSIHIEKSSVLWLVPAIGWQTFLYTGLFITAHDAMHGVVFPQNIKINNLIGTIAVTLYGLLSYDKLLKKHWFHHKHPATELDPDFHDGKHKSFFAWYFHFMKGYANWQQIIAMTVVFYPLILLLHIPIINLALFWWIPSILSSLQLFYFGTFLTHREPTGGYKNHHRAESTHFSTFWSFITCYHFGYHQEHHEYPHVPWWKLPEMVGEK, translated from the coding sequence ATGCAAAGTAAAACTGCGATCGAACCTGGATTAATAACGTTTGAGCGACTAGAAACAATGTCTCTAATCAGAAGTGAAGCAATGAGTTGGGGAATTATCATTGCTGGCTTAATTATAGTATTATGGTTAATTAGTGAAGTTTTATTTTTATCCATCCATATTGAAAAATCGTCAGTTTTGTGGTTAGTACCTGCTATAGGTTGGCAAACATTTCTTTATACGGGATTGTTTATTACTGCACACGATGCTATGCACGGAGTAGTTTTTCCACAAAACATAAAAATTAATAATTTAATCGGTACGATCGCAGTTACTTTGTATGGCTTGCTTTCCTACGATAAGTTATTGAAAAAACATTGGTTCCATCATAAACACCCAGCAACAGAACTCGATCCCGACTTCCATGATGGCAAGCACAAGAGTTTCTTTGCTTGGTATTTTCATTTTATGAAAGGGTACGCAAACTGGCAGCAAATTATTGCCATGACCGTAGTTTTTTATCCGCTTATCTTATTATTGCATATACCGATAATTAATTTAGCTTTATTTTGGTGGATACCATCGATTTTAAGTTCATTGCAATTATTTTATTTTGGCACTTTCCTAACTCACCGAGAACCAACAGGTGGTTATAAAAATCATCATCGTGCTGAAAGTACTCATTTTTCAACCTTTTGGTCGTTCATCACTTGCTATCATTTTGGCTACCACCAGGAACATCACGAATATCCTCATGTTCCTTGGTGGAAGCTACCGGAAATGGTGGGTGAAAAGTGA